CGCGGTAGCTCTGGCAGAGCTTGTGGCCGAGCATGCCGGCCGCGCCAAGGATCAGCACACGCATGGTTACACCATCTCCTTTTTGGCCCAATCGAGGTACTCGGCCAGCCCATCTTCGATCATAACCGAAGGCTGGTAGCCAAACGCCGCGCCGGCCGCCGACACATCGGCCAGGCTGTCGCGTACATCGCCGGGGCGCGGTGCGGCGTGCTCGATTGGCGCGTTGAGTCCGCTGAGCTCGCGCATTAACCCAGCCAGCCGGTTGATCGTGATCGTACTGCCACTGGCAATATTGAATGCGCCCGAGACACCCACGGACATACCGGCCTGGTAGTTTGCGCGCGCCACATCGCAGGCATTCACAAAATCGCGGGTCTGCTCGCCGTCGCCGAAGATCGTCACGGCCTGGCGCTGCAGCATACGATGCGCAAAGATCGGAATGACGTTGCCATAGGCATCGTAGCGCTGATTCACACCATAGACATTGAAGTAGCGCAGGCAGATCACTTCGAGCGGGTAGAGCTTGCTGTAGGCCAGGCACAGCTTCTCGGCACCCAGCTTACTCGCGCCATAGGGCGAGATCGGCTCGGCCGGGTGATCTTCGCGGATCGGCAGTATCTTAAGCTCGCCAAAGATACCGGCTGACGACGAGAACACCACCTTGCGCGCACCGACTGCGCGTGCGGCCTCGAGTACGCGCAGTGTGCCGATCACGTTGATCTCGGAATCATCGATCGGATGCTCGATCGAGCGCTTATTGCCGACCGAGGCGGCCAGGTGGAAGATCACCTCGGCCGCACGCGCGGCGCGATCCAATGCGGCCGAATCGCGCACATCACCCTCGATCAACCGAACCTCTGGGAACGGCTCGAGGTTGCGGCGATAGCCGGATGAGAGGTTGTCTAGCACCGTGACCGTATGGCCTTCCTGGAGCAGCAGGCGCACCAGGTTCGAGCCGATAAAGCCGGCACCGCCGGTAACGAGTGTATTCATTGTGTTTGCCATCCTGTTGAGATAGTGGGGTGGCTGCCGGAGCGCCGCGCGATCCGCTCGAACAGCCGCTCATACTGATCGACCAGCACTGCGCGGGTATAGCCGGCTAAAAAGGCCGCGCGCCCAGATGCACCCATGCGCTCGCGCTCAGCCGGCGGCAAGGCGGCCAGCGCGCGGATGGTGCGGGCCAGCGCGGCCGGATCTTCGGGCGCGCAGACCACACCGGCCCCGGCAGCGCGCACGACCTCCTTCCTGCCAGAGCCGCTGGCGATAGCCGGGATAGATCCGCCCGTGCGGATAGTTCGGAAAGACGGTCAGCACTGTCACCTGGTGGCCGCGAGCGGCCAGATCCTGTGCGAGCAGTGGAGTATTGATATTCGGCTCTGGAGCGTAATATTGGGACAGGAGAAGGATTCTCATTGGATGTTCTCCATCGCTTGCAAAAGCATCTGGCGATTGAGTTCTCTAACTTCTGGATTAGCAACAAAGGCTTCACCAAACATACGTGAATGATCTTCATAGTACTGGAAACTACGCGCATCCATCG
The sequence above is drawn from the Candidatus Kouleothrix ribensis genome and encodes:
- a CDS encoding NAD-dependent epimerase/dehydratase family protein yields the protein MNTLVTGGAGFIGSNLVRLLLQEGHTVTVLDNLSSGYRRNLEPFPEVRLIEGDVRDSAALDRAARAAEVIFHLAASVGNKRSIEHPIDDSEINVIGTLRVLEAARAVGARKVVFSSSAGIFGELKILPIREDHPAEPISPYGASKLGAEKLCLAYSKLYPLEVICLRYFNVYGVNQRYDAYGNVIPIFAHRMLQRQAVTIFGDGEQTRDFVNACDVARANYQAGMSVGVSGAFNIASGSTITINRLAGLMRELSGLNAPIEHAAPRPGDVRDSLADVSAAGAAFGYQPSVMIEDGLAEYLDWAKKEMV